One genomic window of Nicotiana sylvestris chromosome 10, ASM39365v2, whole genome shotgun sequence includes the following:
- the LOC104218768 gene encoding inositol-tetrakisphosphate 1-kinase 3-like isoform X1 codes for MKMVRGENVVGYEGEVEEEEEEKEMEMGMVGSPQQQMKLVVVGYALTSKKTKSFLQPKLVGLARNKGILFVAIDQSRPLSDQGPFDIVLHKLSGSKWSRILEDYRQTHPHVAVLDPPDAIEQVYNRQYMLEDVADLNLSDSYGTVGVPRQLVIETDPSSISDAVNKAGLALPLVAKPLVAKSHELSLAYDTLSLQKLEPPLVLQEFINHGGVLFKVFIVGEAVKVVRRFSLPDVSKRELSKSAGVFHFPRVSCVAASAEEADLDPCVGELPPRPLLERLARELRRRLGLRLFNLDIIREHGTKDRYYVIDINYFPGYGKMPEYEHIFTDFLLNLMKQK; via the exons ATGAAGATGGTGAGGGGTGAAAATGTAGTGGGGTATGAGGGGGAggtagaggaagaggaagaggaaaagGAAATGGAAATGGGAATGGTGGGGTCTCCTCAACAACAGATGAAGTTGGTGGTGGTAGGCTATGCTCTTACATCCAAGAAAACTAAGAGCTTTTTGCAGCCCAAGCTTGTAGGTCTAGCTAG gaacaagggaatactattTGTTGCTATAGATCAGAGCAGACCCCTTTCAGATCAAGGTCCTTTTGACATTGTGCTCCACAAG TTGTCAGGAAGCAAGTGGAGCCGTATTCTTGAG GATTATAGACAAACACATCCACATGTCGCGGTCCTTGACCCTCCAGATGCCATAGAGCAGGTATATAATCGCCAATACATGCTTGAAGATGTTGCAGACCTGAATTTGTCAGACAGCTATG GCACAGTTGGTGTTCCGAGGCAGTTGGTAATAGAGACTGATCCTTCATCCATCTCAGATGCAGTGAATAAAGCTGGTCTTGCACTACCTCTTG TAGCGAAGCCTTTGGTTGCAAAGTCACATGAGTTGTCCCTGGCCTATGATACACTCTCTCTTCAGAAACTTGAACCCCCGCTTGTTCTGCAGGAATTTATCAATCATG GAGGTGTGCTCTTTAAGGTTTTTATTGTTGGGGAAGCTGTTAAAGTTGTCAGGCGTTTCAGTTTACCTGATGTTAGCAAGCGCGAGCTGTCAAAAAGTGCTGGGGTTTTCCATTTCCCTAGAGTTTCGTGTGTTGCAGCCTCTGCAGAGGAAGCTGATTTAGACCCTTGTGTTGGCG AGCTTCCTCCTCGACCATTACTTGAGAGGCTTGCTAGGGAACTTCGTCGTAGACTG GGTCTCAGGCTCTTCAACTTGGATATAATTAGAGAGCATGGCACTAAAGACCGCTATTACGTGATAGATATCAATTACTTTCCCG GTTACGGGAAAATGCCAGAATATGAGCACATATTTACAGATTTTCTCCTGAACCTGATGAAGCAGAAATGA
- the LOC104218768 gene encoding inositol-tetrakisphosphate 1-kinase 3-like isoform X2, with product MCVYIYMNKGILFVAIDQSRPLSDQGPFDIVLHKLSGSKWSRILEDYRQTHPHVAVLDPPDAIEQVYNRQYMLEDVADLNLSDSYGTVGVPRQLVIETDPSSISDAVNKAGLALPLVAKPLVAKSHELSLAYDTLSLQKLEPPLVLQEFINHGGVLFKVFIVGEAVKVVRRFSLPDVSKRELSKSAGVFHFPRVSCVAASAEEADLDPCVGELPPRPLLERLARELRRRLGLRLFNLDIIREHGTKDRYYVIDINYFPGYGKMPEYEHIFTDFLLNLMKQK from the exons ATGTGTGTATACATATACAT gaacaagggaatactattTGTTGCTATAGATCAGAGCAGACCCCTTTCAGATCAAGGTCCTTTTGACATTGTGCTCCACAAG TTGTCAGGAAGCAAGTGGAGCCGTATTCTTGAG GATTATAGACAAACACATCCACATGTCGCGGTCCTTGACCCTCCAGATGCCATAGAGCAGGTATATAATCGCCAATACATGCTTGAAGATGTTGCAGACCTGAATTTGTCAGACAGCTATG GCACAGTTGGTGTTCCGAGGCAGTTGGTAATAGAGACTGATCCTTCATCCATCTCAGATGCAGTGAATAAAGCTGGTCTTGCACTACCTCTTG TAGCGAAGCCTTTGGTTGCAAAGTCACATGAGTTGTCCCTGGCCTATGATACACTCTCTCTTCAGAAACTTGAACCCCCGCTTGTTCTGCAGGAATTTATCAATCATG GAGGTGTGCTCTTTAAGGTTTTTATTGTTGGGGAAGCTGTTAAAGTTGTCAGGCGTTTCAGTTTACCTGATGTTAGCAAGCGCGAGCTGTCAAAAAGTGCTGGGGTTTTCCATTTCCCTAGAGTTTCGTGTGTTGCAGCCTCTGCAGAGGAAGCTGATTTAGACCCTTGTGTTGGCG AGCTTCCTCCTCGACCATTACTTGAGAGGCTTGCTAGGGAACTTCGTCGTAGACTG GGTCTCAGGCTCTTCAACTTGGATATAATTAGAGAGCATGGCACTAAAGACCGCTATTACGTGATAGATATCAATTACTTTCCCG GTTACGGGAAAATGCCAGAATATGAGCACATATTTACAGATTTTCTCCTGAACCTGATGAAGCAGAAATGA